In one Bacteroidia bacterium genomic region, the following are encoded:
- a CDS encoding mismatch-specific DNA-glycosylase yields MLTDVLTYDLDVVFCGTAKGEASARLGYYYAGPGNKFYGILHQVGFTPDRLLPKDCYGINQYRIGLTDLVHTEFGNDNQIKNESYDVDGFLEKMKKYQPSFIAFNSKKGASFVLGYKGVTGLVEYGLQDKMIGGSKLYVLPSTSGSARRYWDDKYWYELKSLLASNK; encoded by the coding sequence ATGCTAACAGATGTTTTGACCTATGATTTAGATGTCGTCTTTTGCGGCACTGCAAAAGGAGAGGCTTCTGCCCGTTTGGGGTATTACTATGCTGGCCCAGGAAATAAATTCTATGGCATACTTCACCAAGTCGGCTTCACCCCTGATCGACTCCTGCCAAAGGATTGCTATGGAATCAATCAATATAGAATTGGATTAACTGATTTGGTCCACACGGAATTCGGCAATGACAATCAAATAAAAAATGAGAGTTATGATGTAGACGGATTTCTTGAAAAAATGAAAAAATATCAACCTAGTTTTATAGCTTTTAATAGTAAGAAAGGTGCCTCATTTGTACTTGGATATAAAGGAGTTACGGGTTTGGTAGAATATGGGTTGCAGGACAAAATGATTGGAGGGTCCAAATTATATGTGCTTCCTTCAACATCTGGTTCAGCCCGTAGATATTGGGATGATAAGTATTGGTATGAACTAAAATCTTTATTAGCTTCTAATAAATAA